GAAACCGTCGACGTGCATCTCGGTCACCCAGTAGCGCAGCGAGTCCATGATCAGCTGCAGCGAGTGCGGGTGCCGCACGTTGAGCGAGTTCCCGGTGCCGGTGTAGTCCATGTAGTACTGCTTGTCGTCCTCGACCAGCCGGTAGTAGGCCCCGTTGTCGATGCCCTTGAACGACAGGGTCGGACCCAGGTGGTTGCCCTCGGCGGTGTGGTTGTAGACGACGTCGAGGATGACCTCGATGCCCGCGGAGTGCAGCGACTTGACCATCGCCTTGAACTCCTGCACCTGCTGGCCGCGTTCGCCGAACGCGCTGTAGGTGTTCTGCGGGGCGAAGAAGCCGATCGTGTTGTAACCCCAGTAGTTCGACAGTCCCTTGTCCATCAGGGTGCTGTCGTTGACGAACTGGTGCACCGGCATGAGCTCGATGGCGGTCACGCCGAGCCGGGTCAGGTGGTCGATGACGGCCGGATGGGCCACGCCCGCGTAGGTGCCGCGCTGGCTGGCCGGCACCTCGGGGTGCATGGCGGTCAGGCCCTTGACGTGCGCCTCGTAGATGATGCTGTCGGCGTAGGGGATCTTCAGCAGCCGGTCGCCGGTCCAGTCGAAGAACGGGTTGATGACGACGCCGTGCATCATGTGCGGCCCGGAATCGGCGTCGTTGCGGCTGTCCGGCTCGCCCATGTTGTAGCTGAACAGGGCCGGATCCCAGTCGATCGCGCCGGACACGGCCTTGGCGTAGGGGTCCAGCAGCAGCTTGTTGGGGTTGCACCGGCTGCCGTGATGCGGCTCGTACGGGCCGTGCACCCGGTAGCCGTAGCGCTGCCCGGGCTGGACCGTCGGCAGGTAGCAATGCCAGACGTATCCGTCCACCTCGGGCATCTTGATCCGGGTCTCGCCGCCGCGCTCGCCGATCAGGCACAGCTCGACCTCGGTTGCGGCCTCACTGAAGATCGCGAAGTTCGTCCCGGTTCCGTCGAAGGTCGCACCCAGTGGATAGGGTCGTCCCGGCCAAATCTCCATCGGTGCTCCTACCTGCAACTTTGTTCAGATGTCCGTCACCGTTGACCGGCTGGGCGGGCGCCGCGGACGGCGTCCCACGACCGGTAACCCTAGCCGGGACGGCCGCCGGAAGCCGTGTCGGACGACTGTCAGGATCGTCTCCGATTGGCCGCCCCGCCCCCGGGGTACCCGCCGACTTCGGCCTCGCGCGGGCCCGCGGCAGCCGCCCGGACGCCGGCCCCGACGCCGACCCCGACGGACTGTCGGCGGGTTCGATTACCCTCGCCGATGTGCCGGATCCAGCCGTCTATCGCCCCGCCCCCGGCACGATTCCGGAGTCGCCCGGCGTGTACAAGTTCCGCGACCCCAAGGGCCGCGTGATCTACGTCGGCAAGGCCAAGAGCCTGCGCCAGCGGTTGAACTCGTACTTCGCCGACATCGCCGCGCTGCACCCGCGGACCCGGCAGATGGTGACCAGCGCCGGCAGCGTGGAGTGGACCGTGGTGTCCACCGAGGTCGAGGCGCTGCAGCTGGAATACAACTGGATCAAGGAGTTCGACCCGCGGTTCAACGTCCGCTACCGCGACGACAAGTCCTACCCGTTCCTGGCCGTGACGGTCGGCGAGGAGTACCCGCGGCTGCAGGTGATGCGCGGTGCCCACCGCAAGGGGGTGCGCTACTTCGGGCCGTACGCCCACGCCTGGGCCATCCGGGAGACCCTGGACCTGCTGCTGCGGGTGTTCCCGGCCCGGACCTGCTCGGCCGGGGTGTTCCGCCGGTCGGCGCAGATCGGCCGGCCCTGCCTGCTCGGCTACATCGGCAAGTGCTCGGCGCCGTGCGTCGGCCGGGTCAGCGCGCAGGAGCACCGGGAGATCGTCGAGGGCTTCTGCGACTTCATGGCCGGCAAGGCCGACCCGCTGATCCGCCGGCTGGAGAAGCAGATGACGGCCGCGGCCGCCGATCTGGACTTCGAGCGGGCGGCCCGGCTGCGCGACGATCTGTCCGCGGTGCGTCGGGCGGTGGAGAAGCAGGCAGTGGTCTTCGGCGACGGCACCGACGCCGACGTGATCGGCATCGCGGCCGACGAACTGCTGGCCAGCGTGCAGCTGTTCCACGTCCGCGACGGCCGGGTCCGCGGCGAACGCGGCTGGATCGTCGACGTCGACGCCGACGTGGACGCCGACGGCAACGACCGGGACGGTCTGCCCTTGCTGGTGGAGAACTTCCTGCTGCAGTTCTACGGCGACCTGGCCGCGGACGGCGATGCCGGCGGGCCGACCTCGTCGGTGCCGCGGGAGATCCTGGTGCCGGTGCTGCCCAGCCAGGACGCCGGCACCCACGACGAGATGGTCGACTGGCTTTCCGCATTGCGGGGCTCGCGGGTGTCGCTACGGGTGGCCCAACGCGGGGACAAGCGGGCGCTGGCCGAGACCGTGGCCCGCAATGCCCAGGAGGCGCTGACCCGGCACCGGCTCAAGCGGGCCGGCGACCTGACCGCCCGCTCGGCCGCTCTGTCCGAGCTCGGCGAGACCCTGGGCATGGACGTGGCCCCGCTGCGCATCGAGTGCATCGACATCTCGCACGTGCAGGGCACCGACGTGGTCGCCTCCCTGGTCGTGTTCGAGGACGGGCTGGCCAAGCGCAGCGACTACCGCCGCTTCGCCATCCGGGACAAGCCCGGCGACGACGTCGCCTCGATCGCCGAGGTGGTCCGGCGCCGGTTCACCCACCAGGCCAGGGCCGAGGCGGGGGAGCGGGCCGAGGCCGACTCGACCCCGGCCCCGACCCCGACCCCGACACCGGCCGGCTCCGGGGTGCCGGCCGGGATCGACCCGACCACCGGCCGAGTCCGCCGGTTCGCCTACCCGCCGCAGCTGCTGGTGGTGGACGGCGGTGCGCCGCAGGTCAATGCGGCCGCCACCGTGCTGTCCGAGCTGGGCATCGTGGACATCACCGTCTGCGGCCTGGCCAAGCGGCTGGAGGAGGTCTGGTTGCCGTTCCAGGCCGACCCGGTCATCTTCCCGCGCACCAGCGAGGCCCTCTACCTGCTGCAACGGCTGCGCGACGAGGCCCACCGGTTCGCCATCACCTACCACCGGGCCAAGCGCTCCAAGTCGATGACGGTGTCCGCGCTGGACAATGTCCCCGGACTGGGTGAGGTGCGCCGCAAGGCGCTCGTGCGACATTTCGGGTCGGTCGCCGCGCTGCGCCGGGCCGACGTCGAGCAGATCCTGCAGGTGCCCGGGGTGGGCCGGCGCACCGCGGAGGCGGTCGTCGCCGCCCTCGCCGGTTCCGGTGGCGCCGGAACCGATACCGTGATCAGTTCGTGACGCAGGGACGGGCAGAAGGGGGGTCCCGGACATGAGCAGCACCGACGCGGCCACGACGGGCAGCGGCAAGGACGAGCCGGTCATCCAGGTCGCGATCGTCTCGGGCCTGTCCGGGGCCGGCCGCTCGACCGCGGCCAAGTGCCTGGAGGACATGGGCTGGTTCGTAGTCGACAACCTGCCGCCCGAGCTGATCAGCACGATGGTCGATCTGGGTTCGCGGACCAGCGGCGACGTCACCCGGATCGCCATCGTGCTGGACGTGCGCTCGCGTGCGTTCACCGAGGACCTGGCCGCGGTGATCAAGGACCTGGACGCCAAGGGCTACCGGCCGCGGGTGTTGTTCCTGGAGGCCGGGGACGCCGCCCTGATCCGCCGGTACGAGGCCAACCGGCGCAAGCATCCACTGCAGGGCAGCGGCCGGCTGGCCGACGGGGTCGCCGCCGAGCGGGCCGTGCTGGAACCGCTGCGGCAGGAGGCCGACGTCGTCGTCGACACCTCCGAGCTGTCGGTGCACCAGCTGCGGGCCGAGGTGGAGCGAGCGTTCGGCCATTCCTCGCCGGAACGCAAGGCGTCGATGACGGTGGTCTCCTTCGGCTTCAAGTACGGCCTGCCGCTGGACGCCGACCTGGTCATCGACATGCGCTTTCTGCCCAACCCGCACTGGATCCCCGAGTTGCGCGATCACACCGGCCTGGAGCAGGAGGTTTCGGACTACGTGCTCTCCCAGGAGGGTGCGACCGAGTTCCTGGACCGCTACGTCGAGCTGATCGACCTGATCAGCGGCGGCTACCGGCGGGAGGGCAAGCGCTACCTGACCCTGGCGGTGGGCTGCACCGGCGGCAAGCACCGCAGCGTCGCGGTGGCCGAGGAACTCAAGCGCCGCCTGAACGCCGACACCCTCACCGTGCAGGTCGTGCACCGCGACCTGGGTCGGGAGTGATGGCCGGGCCCGGCCGTGCGGACCGGCCGAAGGTGGTCGCCCTGGGGGGCGGCCACGGCCTGCACGTGATGCTCTCGGCGCTGGTCCAGCTGCCGGTGGAGATCACCGCGGTGGTGACCGTCGCCGACGACGGCGGCTCGTCGGGCCGGCTGCGCCGCGAGG
This genomic window from Nakamurella multipartita DSM 44233 contains:
- the rapZ gene encoding RNase adapter RapZ; translation: MSSTDAATTGSGKDEPVIQVAIVSGLSGAGRSTAAKCLEDMGWFVVDNLPPELISTMVDLGSRTSGDVTRIAIVLDVRSRAFTEDLAAVIKDLDAKGYRPRVLFLEAGDAALIRRYEANRRKHPLQGSGRLADGVAAERAVLEPLRQEADVVVDTSELSVHQLRAEVERAFGHSSPERKASMTVVSFGFKYGLPLDADLVIDMRFLPNPHWIPELRDHTGLEQEVSDYVLSQEGATEFLDRYVELIDLISGGYRREGKRYLTLAVGCTGGKHRSVAVAEELKRRLNADTLTVQVVHRDLGRE
- the uvrC gene encoding excinuclease ABC subunit UvrC → MPDPAVYRPAPGTIPESPGVYKFRDPKGRVIYVGKAKSLRQRLNSYFADIAALHPRTRQMVTSAGSVEWTVVSTEVEALQLEYNWIKEFDPRFNVRYRDDKSYPFLAVTVGEEYPRLQVMRGAHRKGVRYFGPYAHAWAIRETLDLLLRVFPARTCSAGVFRRSAQIGRPCLLGYIGKCSAPCVGRVSAQEHREIVEGFCDFMAGKADPLIRRLEKQMTAAAADLDFERAARLRDDLSAVRRAVEKQAVVFGDGTDADVIGIAADELLASVQLFHVRDGRVRGERGWIVDVDADVDADGNDRDGLPLLVENFLLQFYGDLAADGDAGGPTSSVPREILVPVLPSQDAGTHDEMVDWLSALRGSRVSLRVAQRGDKRALAETVARNAQEALTRHRLKRAGDLTARSAALSELGETLGMDVAPLRIECIDISHVQGTDVVASLVVFEDGLAKRSDYRRFAIRDKPGDDVASIAEVVRRRFTHQARAEAGERAEADSTPAPTPTPTPAGSGVPAGIDPTTGRVRRFAYPPQLLVVDGGAPQVNAAATVLSELGIVDITVCGLAKRLEEVWLPFQADPVIFPRTSEALYLLQRLRDEAHRFAITYHRAKRSKSMTVSALDNVPGLGEVRRKALVRHFGSVAALRRADVEQILQVPGVGRRTAEAVVAALAGSGGAGTDTVISS